The Prunus persica cultivar Lovell chromosome G7, Prunus_persica_NCBIv2, whole genome shotgun sequence genome has a segment encoding these proteins:
- the LOC18769070 gene encoding transmembrane 9 superfamily member 11: MEFSHRLTTWVLTIFLIFQSGYGWYLPGSYPHKYVVGDTLGVKVNSLTSIDTEIPFSYYSLPFCQPQDGVKDSAENLGELLMGDRIENSPYQFKMYTNESEIFLCHTGPLSGDQFNLLKKRIDEMYQVNLILDNLPAIRYTKKEGFVLRWTGYPVGIKVKDVYYVFNHLKFKVLVHKYEEPNVARVMGTGDGAEVIPTVAKSDSDVPGYIIVGFEVIPCSFMHNADSVKKSKMYEKYPAPIKCDPTTVAMPVNEKQPIVFTYEVEFEESDIKWPSRWDAYLKMEGSKVHWFSILNSLMVITFLAGIVLVIFLRTVRRDLTRYEELDKEAQAQMNEELSGWKLVVGDVFRAPSNASLLCIMVGDGVQILGMAVVTILFAALGFMSPASRGTLITGMLFFYMILGIAAGYVAVRLWRTIGCGDHKGWVSVSWKVACFFPGIAFLILTTLNFLLWGSHSTGAIPFSLFVILLLLWFCISVPLTLIGGYLGAKAPHIEYPVRTNQIPREIPAQKYPSWLLVLGAGTLPFGTLFIELFFIMSSIWMGRVYYVFGFLFIVLILLVVVCAEVSLVLTYMHLCVEDWKWWWKSFFASGSVAIYIFLYSINYLVFDLKSLSGPVSATLYLGYSLFMVVAIMLATGTVGFLSSFWFVHYLFSSVKLD; the protein is encoded by the coding sequence ATGGAATTTTCTCATCGACTTACGACCTGGGTTCTGACCATTTTCTTGATATTTCAATCGGGATATGGGTGGTACCTTCCGGGTAGTTACCCTCACAAGTACGTTGTCGGGGACACCTTAGGGGTGAAAGTGAACTCTCTGACCTCCATTGATACAGAAATACCCTTTAGCTATTACAGTTTGCCCTTTTGTCAGCCCCAAGATGGGGTTAAGGACAGTGCTGAGAATCTCGGTGAGCTCCTCATGGGAGACCGCATTGAGAACTCTCCATATCAGTTTAAGATGTACACCAATGAGTCTGAGATCTTCTTGTGTCACACGGGTCCATTGTCGGGAGATCAGTTTAATCTCTTGAAGAAGAGGATTGATGAGATGTATCAGGTCAATTTGATTCTCGATAATTTGCCTGCGATCCGGTATACCAAGAAGGAGGGCTTTGTGTTGCGGTGGACTGGGTATCCAGTAGGAATTAAGGTTAAGGATGTGTACTATGTGTTTAATCATTTGAAGTTCAAGGTACTTGTTCATAAGTACGAGGAACCCAATGTAGCACGTGTGATGGGTACTGGTGATGGGGCGGAGGTCATCCCAACAGTTGCCAAATCAGATTCAGATGTCCCCGGGTATATTATTGTAGGATTTGAGGTGATACCTTGCAGTTTCATGCATAATGCAGACTCTGTGAAGAAGTCGAAAATGTATGAAAAGTACCCTGCTCCTATTAAATGTGATCCCACCACTGTGGCAATGCCCGTTAATGAAAAGCAGCCAATTGTCTTCACATATGAGGTTGAATTTGAGGAGAGTGACATCAAGTGGCCCTCACGGTGGGATGCTTATTTGAAGATGGAGGGATCCAAAGTCCATTGGTTCTCAATTCTCAATTCTCTGATGGTGATCACTTTCCTTGCTGGTATTGTCCTTGTGATTTTCTTGAGGACTGTTCGGAGGGATCTTACTCGTTATGAAGAGCTTGACAAAGAGGCTCAAGCACAGATGAATGAGGAGTTGTCTGGCTGGAAGCTTGTTGTTGGAGATGTTTTCCGTGCTCCAAGCAATGCTTCCCTGTTGTGTATAATGGTTGGTGATGGGGTTCAGATCCTCGGGATGGCAGTGGTGACCATATTGTTTGCTGCTCTTGGGTTCATGTCACCAGCTTCTCGAGGGACACTTATTACAGGTATGCTATTTTTCTATATGATCCTTGGTATTGCAGCTGGTTATGTTGCTGTTCGTCTTTGGAGGACAATTGGTTGTGGAGATCACAAGGGATGGGTTTCAGTCTCATGGAAGGTTGCTTGTTTCTTCCCTGGAATTGCCTTTTTAATTCTGACCACTCTGAATTTCCTATTGTGGGGTAGTCACAGCACAGGAGCCATTCCATTTTCTCTATTTGTTATTCTCCTTTTGCTCTGGTTCTGCATCTCTGTTCCCCTTACCCTCATTGGTGGATACCTTGGGGCCAAGGCACCTCACATTGAGTACCCAGTACGAACCAATCAGATTCCTAGAGAAATCCCGGCACAGAAATACCCATCCTGGCTGTTGGTTCTTGGGGCTGGCACTCTTCCGTTTGGCACCCTATTCATTGAGCTCTTCTTTATCATGTCTAGCATTTGGATGGGCCGTGTTTATTATGTGTTTGGGTTTCTCTTCATCGTATTGATCCTTCTCGTTGTGGTTTGTGCTGAGGTTTCTCTAGTTCTAACCTACATGCATCTTTGTGTGGAGGACTGGAAATGGTGGTGGAAGTCCTTCTTTGCTTCTGGTTCAGTTGCCATATACATTTTCTTGTACTCCATAAACTACCTTGTATTTGATCTTAAGAGCCTGAGTGGACCTGTCTCAGCCACGCTTTACTTGGGGTACTCGCTCTTCATGGTGGTGGCCATCATGCTTGCAACTGGCACAGTTGGATTCCTTTCGTCATTCTGGTTTGTGCACTACCTGTTCTCTTCGGTGAAGCTGGACTGA
- the LOC18771618 gene encoding uncharacterized protein LOC18771618 has translation MAGGRGRGRRRPNTNDNNKVTWSSRRASSSSSSKSNARGAPFVEGGVLSDWSSPQTSLRGKNPSSNNKSASKSGAKVASGSKSESRKSNVNAIGYQYPSVERQEGLRPGLHEGNDVGKSTDESCPLVLVDFKNTQIVAHVDQTVASSPHEVEFTYQYGSSFVLGESSHRGLGFYDELEGTASGIEASSKQMEEPEDSCFDSLSSEKDMDVNEGMDCEVGDEMAEELPTNMSPMKNSGFLSIGGMKLYTQDISDEESEEDENGDSPYEGSSGSSEPGGILGSSESEDSEDTSDSDSDIDDEVAEDYLEGIGGSDSILSSKWLVGQELDGPDKHSSLRSGFDETLQKLGGIALQDASREYGRRKVHSQKKYNVTERHAKSLAIDDLMLVKDPRTVFAKKKPVARFPQSWPSEAQRSKFSRHFPGTKKKHRKEMIAVKRRERMLRRGLDLEQINLKIEQIVLDGVDMFSFQPMHSRDCAQVQRLAAIYRLRSSCQGSGKKRFVTVMRTQHTGMPSASDRLRLEKLIGVDMEDADFSVVEPHGDKSRSKKIGKGIYLKPPESKHYTQIKTPKIAAKRGSGRAYEQKLGGKMDSYANQPVSFVSSGLMQSATESTTVDSIDPSSKNKDVVEAAEFHSFEVHTKGFGSKMLAKMGFIEGGGLGKDGQGMAAPIEVIQRPKSLGLGVEFSNTVDLPVNNTPVKSYPVKNKSQSQRVSQPQRVGSFEKHTKGFGSKMMAKMGFVEGMGLGKDSQGIVNPLAAVRLPKSRGLGASG, from the exons ATGGcgggaggaagaggaagaggaagaagaagacccaaCACCAATGATAACAACAAAGTAACTTGGAGCAGCAGAAGAGCATCGTCGTCATCTTCATCAAAATCCAATGCTCGAGGAGCTCCGTTTGTGGAGGGTGGTGTTTTATCTGATTGGTCATCCCCTCAAACCTCTCTTCGAG GGAAAAATCCGAGTTCTAATAACAAATCTGCCTCAAAATCGGGAGCAAAAGTAGCTTCTGGTTCTAAAAGTGAGTCTCGGAAATCTAATGTTAATGCTATAGGATATCAGTATCCTTCCGTTGAACGTCAG GAGGGTTTGCGTCCAGGACTACATGAGGGCAATGATGTAGGTAAAAGTACGGACGAGTCCTGCCCTTTGGTTTTAGTTGATTTCAAGAATACCCAAATTGTAGCTCATGTGGACCAGACAGTAGCTTCAAGTCCCCACGAAGTAGAATTTACATATCAATACGGTTCAAGTTTTGTGTTAGGTGAAAGCTCTCATAGAGGGTTGGGGTTCTATGATGAACTTGAGGGAACTGCAAGTGGTATTGAAGCTTCGTCAAAGCAAATGGAAGAGCCAGAAGATTCATGTTTTGATTCGTTGTCTTCTGAGAAAGATATGGATGTCAATGAAGGGATGGATTGTGAAGTTGGCGATGAGATGGCTGAAGAGCTGCCAACAAACATGTCTCCTATGAAAAACTCAGGATTTTTGTCAATTGGAGGCATGAAATTATACACCcaagatatttctgatgaagaaagtgaagaagatgaaaatggAGACTCACCATATGAAGGAAGCTCAGGCTCTTCTGAGCCAGGAGGAATACTTGGATCCTCTGAAAGTGAAGATTCTGAAGACACGTCTGATAGTGATTCAGATATAGATGATGAGGTTGCAGAAGATTATTTAGAGGGAATTGGAGGGAGTGACAGCATTTTAAGTTCCAAATGGTTGGTAGGACAGGAATTGGATGGTCCGGATAAGCATAGCTCTTTGAGGAGTGGCTTTGATGAGACTTTACAGAAGTTGGGCGGAATTGCTCTTCAGGATGCATCTAGAGAATATGGTAGGAGGAAGGTCCATTCACAGAAGAAATACAATGTGACGGAAAGACATGCTAAGTCTTTGGCTATAGATGACCTAATGCTTGTAAAGGATCCGAGAACTGTTTTTGCAAAAAAGAAGCCCGTTGCTAGGTTTCCTCAATCTTGGCCTTCAGAAGCTCAAAGGAGTAAATTCTCAAGACATTTTCCTG GTACGAAAAAGAAACATCGTAAAGAAATGATTGCTGTGAAGCGTAGGGAGAGAATGCTACGGCGAGGTCTTGATCTTGAGCAAATcaatttg AAAATAGAGCAGATTGTTTTGGATGGAGTggatatgttttcttttcaaccTATGCATTCCCGGGATTGTGCCCAG GTGCAACGATTAGCAGCAATTTATCGCCTGAGGAGTTCCTGCCAAGGATCTGGCAAGAAGAG aTTTGTAACAGTGATGCGGACACAACACACAGGCATGCCATCAGCAAGCGATAGACTTCGTCTTGAAAAG CTGATTGGAGTTGACATGGAGGATGCTGATTTTTCTGTTGTTGAGCCCCATGGAGACAAAAGCAGGtcaaagaaaattggaaaaggaATTTATTTAAAGCCACCAGAGTCTAAACATTACACTCAAATAAAGACTCCGAAGATCGCAGCCAAGCGTGGCAGTGGCAGAGCCTATGAACAGAAACTTGGTGGAAAAATGGATTCATATGCCAATCAACCGGTATCGTTTGTGTCAAGTGGCTTGATGCAATCAGCGACTGAGAGCACAACTGTTGATTCAATAGACCCAAGTTCTAAAAATAAGGATGTTGTTGAAGCAGCTGAGTTTCATTCGTTTGAGGTACACACTAAGGGTTTTGGATCAAAAATGTTGGCTAAAATGGGATTTATTGAAGGTGGTGGATTAGGAAAAGATGGACAAGGTATGGCAGCGCCCATTGAAGTGATCCAACGGCCTAAATCACTTGGGTTGGGTGTGGAATTTTCCAACACGGTTGACCTTCCAGTAAATAACACCCCAGTAAAGAGTTATCCAGTGAAAAACAAATCTCAATCTCAAAGAGTTTCTCAACCTCAGAGAGTTGGATCTTTTGAAAAACATACCAAAGGCTTTGGATCAAAGATGATGGCAAAGATGGGTTTTGTTGAAGGCATGGGTTTGGGGAAAGATTCCCAAGGCATCGTCAACCCTCTGGCTGCAGTCAGGCTACCAAAATCGAGGGGATTAGGTGCCTCAGGTTAA
- the LOC18770816 gene encoding uncharacterized protein LOC18770816 codes for MAATGAAADGLFRCVYEGCIAGSDVGVERRPYHRNCGCALHNKSRNKQCTHGGPKCKKVSYPMRRAWSEGSLALVAASSAHSSPSSSPAQNHHVVAVGRQQQQQQQHPQLGTLCDDDQEEEEDENIVFFKV; via the coding sequence ATGGCCGCCACGGGAGCCGCCGCGGACGGGCTATTCCGGTGTGTTTACGAGGGGTGCATCGCAGGGTCTGATGTAGGGGTGGAGCGGAGGCCTTACCACCGCAACTGCGGGTGCGCGCTGCATAACAAGTCACGTAACAAACAATGTACGCACGGAGGGCCAAAGTGCAAGAAGGTGTCATATCCAATGAGGCGGGCTTGGAGCGAGGGCTCTTTGGCATTGGTGGCTGCTTCTTCTGCTCACTCCTCACCCTCTTCTTCACCTGCTCAGAATCATCATGTGGTGGCGGTGGGgaggcagcagcagcagcagcagcagcatcctCAATTGGGTACTTTGTGTGATGATGAtcaggaggaggaagaagatgagaatattgttttcttcaagGTTTGA